The genomic window ATAGGTAGGATTACTAAAGTAATATTTCCTCATATAACTCGATGCAAATCCCACAGGAAGATATGATATATTAACATCCGTTTTATACAACGAATTAACTAAGTAATACTTAAGATCAGGATATGTTGGATAATTAAGTAAAGGATATTTAAAATCATCATATTTAACAATATCATATGCAAAATTGGTATTGTTAAAAGAAATAATGAGTTCCTTAAAACTTTCATCATGATAACTTCCATCACGTGGCATCACCTCAGGTAAGGGATACACGCTCCCACAAAAAGACACCGTGTATTTTCCATTAAAATATGTCGACAGAGAAACATAGACACCATTAATTCCATACTCATTTAAATAAATCTTTTGTGAATCTAGTATCTCTAAATTAGTTAAATCAATTTTGGTGAAAAGCCAAGACTGATTAGCTTTTTCCTCCATGATATATGCCGTTCTACCATCATCACTGATAGTTATCTTCCCTTTAGTATTGTAAGCATGGAAATCACCTTTTTCTGTCAATAGAAAAATTCCGTTATTAATATTATAATATGTATCTACCACTCCCACTAAGTCTTTCCCTTGTTTAGTGGGATACAAAATATTTAACTTCTTTATTGCCTTTTCTTCATTAGGATACTGAGAGATATAGTAAGACATAATCTCTTCCCTTTGTTTTTCAAATCTCTTTATGATATCTATGGATTTCTTTTTGTTACTTGTTTCAAAAATGTAATAACCTTGATCATTTTTCTCTTTACGATAACTAAAAGATACATTCTCATCTATATATTCTTGAATTTCCAAAAAAGTATAATGCTTTCTTCTCGTTAAGAAATAGGTTTGTTGAAAACCGTATAGTAATAAATTTTTATCCTGAAAATAAGAATAGTTTAGTGTTGTATAATTATCAGCAGTCTTACTATCATCAATAAGGCTGAATGCTCTAAATGGATATATATTATACTTAAGAGAATATTTTACATCCGCAGACAAGTTTTCCTTTTTTATACTTCTTATATAATCTGTATTTATTTTCACGGATTGCTTTTTATTACCCTGCGTTAATAACCTTTCACGATTTGAACAAGATACAAATAGACTAATTATTACTATCACTATAAAACTATAATTTCTCAATAGGAATCTCCTAAACTTCTATTAATATGAACATAGCCAGTATCACCAAGTTCAAACATATTCATAAAATCATAAAATCTATTTATTCCGATTTCAGGAGATGCCCATGAATAACTGGCATAAAGCGTTAGACATCCCAAACTTCCTGCATTAAATAAGCATTTGCTTGAACAGCTATTGGATAAAACTTTCCCTTTTCTATCCTAATATTTGGATCACTAATAAAAGTATTTTCAGAATCACTCCATATTAAACCTAAATCTTCAATCAAATTACCAGTTTTTTCAACTAAGCTATTATAAGCAGCACTAAAATGTTGTCTATAAGAAGCAATGTCCTCATTACTATATTAATTATGCCTGAGACAGCATTATTCACGGCTCCATCAATTAAACTCTCTGTTATTTTACCACCAATAGTATCACCTAAACTTTCGCCAAAAGATCCCAAGCTACCAACACCAGGAATAACACAACTTGCGATGCTGGTAGCTTCGCTCTTCCCAAAGTCTAGCAATCTTTGTTGCCAACTAAAGTTTCCATTAAAGACAAAATGGTATCTTAAAAAGGAATGAATTGTGCTTATTCAGACTCTTGATATGTATTTACTCTATTATGAACTTATACCTAGTAGCTTCTTTTAGGTATTTTTTGACCAACCCATATCATCTCTCCTGCAAGATTAATTACTGAGCCGTAAGTGAATCCATCAGTATTTACAAAGGCAATGCCATCTTTAAATTTGCCAGCACTAGTAAATTGAGGCTCAATAACCCAATTACCTTCTTTATCCATATATCCAAAATGATTATACTTATCCGCAATTGCCACTAAACCATCAGAAAAAGGTTCATCTGAGACAAAGTTCATAGGAATTACAATCTCACCCTTTTTATTTATATAGCCTACCTTATCAGCACCTTCAAATATACCCAATCGTATAGGAGCTAATCCTTCTGAGAAGTAAGTGGAAGACATTCGACGATCTGCGAATACGTCACAAACCCAACCATTAATCACTTCCTCTCCCTCATGGTTAATATAGGCACTATAGCCATTATAATCATAGACATAAGCTAGCCCCTCAGAAAAGGCATTGGCAGTATAATAACCTTCATTACCAATGACTTTTCCAGTCTCTAGTTCTATAAAGGTAAATTTCCCTTCATAAGGACCATTGGAATAATTCATTAAAACAATACCTTCATTGTAATCGAATATTGGATCTTTGGAACTATAGAGGAAATTACCTTCTTTATCATATAAGTCATATTTTATAGCATGTCCATCCTTATCAATTCTTCCCATCAATCCCCCCTCTCGAGTCTCATGTATGACATCATAATTAAAATCTCTTAGAACATTAAACTGATTATCAATAAGAACTTGCTTACCATCTATTTTAACTACCTGGATCTGACGATCAACATTATATTTTACTAAAGTTATTTTTAGTCGTTTTTCGAGATCTTTTATAATTATTTTACCATCAGTATTTATTACTGATTTATGCCCCTCATTGAAGACTATAATTAGATCAGAAAAATCTTCAATCTGAGCACTACTACAGCTAATAAATAAAATTATTACTAAAGCTAAAAATATCTTCATTTTCATTAGTTTACCTTCCTTGGTATATATATAAAATAATCTAGATCATCATCATCCCATGTCTTAAGAAATGCTGTTTGTGAATTCACATATCCATCAGCACTATAAGCACCTATATTACTGTAGTAAATATCTGTTAATTCCCCGCTTTCATTATTACCACCAGCAATGGGTGATATATGTCCACGACCCTCATCATTCTTCCAAGAAGTAAAACTTAACCCACCGGACTCTTGCCACCTTACA from Spirochaeta cellobiosiphila DSM 17781 includes these protein-coding regions:
- a CDS encoding WG repeat-containing protein; the encoded protein is MKMKIFLALVIILFISCSSAQIEDFSDLIIVFNEGHKSVINTDGKIIIKDLEKRLKITLVKYNVDRQIQVVKIDGKQVLIDNQFNVLRDFNYDVIHETREGGLMGRIDKDGHAIKYDLYDKEGNFLYSSKDPIFDYNEGIVLMNYSNGPYEGKFTFIELETGKVIGNEGYYTANAFSEGLAYVYDYNGYSAYINHEGEEVINGWVCDVFADRRMSSTYFSEGLAPIRLGIFEGADKVGYINKKGEIVIPMNFVSDEPFSDGLVAIADKYNHFGYMDKEGNWVIEPQFTSAGKFKDGIAFVNTDGFTYGSVINLAGEMIWVGQKIPKRSY